DNA sequence from the Pungitius pungitius chromosome 16, fPunPun2.1, whole genome shotgun sequence genome:
ATCATAGAGCCTGCAGGCAAATCATATAAATGTAAACATACACTTTATGTTGAAGTGGTTTATATTGGGTGACACGGAAGGGGTTATGTTCCAGTAGGGCTAGACTCCTTAAAGAATACAACTTGGAGagaaagtaaaacaggaaatcagagaggaaaaaaaaaaacataaacgtGTATAAAAATGAGGCGTCCATATAAGAAAGGCTACAAAAACCTCCACTGGCCCTCTGGCATCGGCATACAGCAAAAGGCACCACAATATTACTCTATTTTTTACGTTGTGAAAAAACTGGCACATCTTTTTATGCTGTAAATCAAATGTACATATAAATAGAGTTTTCCCTATAAAAAAGTCTTTGCTGTTAACTAGTAGACAACTTTtgctaaaatgaaaataaatatttcatttgtttagaATATCTGTCcgttatataaaataaaaatatttcttaTAGATGCAGGTCTATACGATATTGATTTTTGTTGGTTCACTTTCGCTCTTTAATGGGGTGTATCGTCCGGTTTGGAGCGCGAGTGTGTAAGTCTCGTATGCATGTTTCCATGCCCACTGTGCCGCCCCGACGAGTGAGAAGTCCGACTGTCCACCGGCCTGTAGATGGTGGAGGGCTCGGCATTCATGTTCTGCATACTGAGGAAGGGCGTGCTCtcaccgtcctcctcctccgactcaCTATCTCTCAGGCAGCTTCTAGACCCACAGTCCCGAGAGGCCTCGTATCCGCGCGGGGCCACGTGGCCATTTAGTCTGGACCTCTGCCAGCGCCGGCCACCAGTCCCGCCGGACCCACTTCTCTTTGGTTGCTCCCGAGAGGAGAGATCCTCCTGGGTGGTCTCATAGTCTTCTTCTTTAGCCAGCCGGTAGGGGCTGGAGGGCAGGCTGCCCCTGCTGTCATTTAGATAGGTGCGGCGCTGTTGCCGGTACGTTTCCTGGCACTGGGCGTCGTGTAGGGGCACCTGATAGCGGCGCAACAGAGGCTGGTCATCCTCAAGAGGGTAAGGGTTGTGgacagcaggagggagagacatgGCATGGCTGGCATTGGGGGACGTGATCTGGAAGGTAGGCACCTGCGAGGGCAATGAGTAATGGAAGTCCACCGGGGGGAGGTGGGCCGGCGTCGTCAGGGCCGACACATATCTGCGGCAGATACAGAGGGGAGTATATGGTTAAGCAGAGACGTGAGAAAGTCTAAGTGAACACTGCACCTTAGGCTACTAGCTGGCTGTGAATGTGGACTAAAATACTCAAAGGAAAAAATAATTCTCCAAACATTAGATCTAATGTTCATTTGTCCTCTATCTGAACTGGTGTCTGGGAGCTCTCCCACCGGGTACAGTGGCACTACTTTTAAGAATCTATAGCATTGACATACTTTCAAGTGAAATATGATGAAAATTCTATTGTTCTTTCATAGGCAGAAAGACAGAAATGACTTGGGAAAAAATGTGCTGGTACAGCTCAAGATTGATTTCTTCCTGTCTGCAGAACGGAAATCAGAACAGAAACTTTGGCGTCCCCCAGGGACCGATTTCGGATCCACTTCTATTGTTAATATCCTTGGCTTTCATGAAACGTGGGTGTCTATTGGTTGATGCTGATGATTTGCAGAAGTGAGTCAGAATCCAGAGAACAATTGGACAAAACGTTGAGAAGTAGAATAACACTTAGAACTACAACTTACTTAGTAGACTGACAGAAACCTGATCCTCACACGCACTAACCAATGCTCACCCTTTTTTCCATCCCTCCCACATCTTGGTGTTAAACCAAGCTTTCCACTTTGGGATTTGGATTGTCCGGATGGTCAAAACATCTGTTTACGGGTTTGTAATAGCATGAACATAACCAACTAAACATTAACGTCAACACTTTTGAAAAGCAACTCCTAATTCACACATCACTGATTGTGGATTGGAATGTTTGCATCGACTGCTCATTGCAttaagaaacaacaacatgccGTGTGAGACCCAAGCCTGAGGCATTCCCACAGCACTGCTGATACAGCTGTGGCAGAAGCTGTCGCCATGATGAAAGAGGCGCTTGTAACCTGGAATGACTCAAAGGGGTTGTTGGTTATGCAATCTGACTCTATATAACAACAAGGATCTCTCCGTGCATAAATCAGCGCTGTGGGCTGACATTGTTGCTGCCTTACGGCTCTGGTTAGTCGTTTAACACACTTCTTCAGTTCCTTTAAAGCATATTATATTtagaccttgtttttttttttttttcaaatatttcatgGGTGGGGTTAACAGTGATTCCAGAGATTTAAAACAAAGTTGAAGAAGGGCAGGGCAACCTCATCCATAGCAACCATAGCATGTTTCTTCTCGAACACACGTTCCGCTGCAAGGGCAACAATGACAACTGTCTCTGGACAACATGGAAAATAAAACCTCACTTTCTTCCTTCAGGGGATTGAAAAGAAGTGCTGTCTTGGCTCAGCATCCCTGCTGTCTGTCAGTTATTACCGATCTGTGTGCGCCTCAGAGCACCACCGACCGGCCTCGAGGCGCCGAGAGAGAAGCGGCAGAGTCTCACCTGTCGCTGTGCGGGGAGTCTCCCAGCGAGTCAAAGGAGTCTCCGTACTGCAGGCCCGGCCCGTGTGGGTCAGAGTAGCCACAGTGCGCGGCGCGCCGGGCCCGCGCCTCCATGCACGCGGGGCTGCTGCATTTACTGGTCCCCACGGATGATGACATCATGCCCGGCGAGTCAGACAGGACGCTGTCAGAATGTTCCAGGCTCCATGTCCGTTCCTCGTGTCtgaaaaatgagagaaaaaaggtgtgaagacgactctcacacacacaccgcgtgttccagttggatttttttattagACGAAGGACGTCGTTTAAGATAAAAAAGAATCTCAACAATCCATGCGCCCGTTTCCATTGCATTTCCCCCAATTAACCGAATCAATCGTGTTGGTGTGATATTGTGCGTTCCTATGAAGTGATGATGGGGCTCACCTGTGAGTTGATGAATG
Encoded proteins:
- the nrg2a gene encoding neuregulin 2a isoform X5, with the protein product MKNPIIVDDGSKLMVKCEAKGNPSNSTYRWFKDGNELKKSKKLRIQTKLKHSRVQITSARVEDSGNYTCVVENRLGRDNSTSTVNVQTRSGHAKSCNATQRTFCVNGGDCFFIEGINDLSCKCPNDFTGDRCQTYVMASFYQHLGIEFMEAEELYQKRVLTITGICVALLVVGIVCVVAYCKTKKQRKKMHNHLRQNMCPEHPNRNLANGPNHPGPGPEEIPMVDYISKNVPATERVIRHATEGSFPASHASSRSHNSSTRAHSSTHRHEERTWSLEHSDSVLSDSPGMMSSSVGTSKCSSPACMEARARRAAHCGYSDPHGPGLQYGDSFDSLGDSPHSDRYVSALTTPAHLPPVDFHYSLPSQVPTFQITSPNASHAMSLPPAVHNPYPLEDDQPLLRRYQVPLHDAQCQETYRQQRRTYLNDSRGSLPSSPYRLAKEEDYETTQEDLSSREQPKRSGSGGTGGRRWQRSRLNGHVAPRGYEASRDCGSRSCLRDSESEEEDGESTPFLSMQNMNAEPSTIYRPVDSRTSHSSGRHSGHGNMHTRLTHSRSKPDDTPH
- the nrg2a gene encoding neuregulin 2a isoform X4, with protein sequence MAETKRKERKGKNKGPNRSKGQNEKDPATDTAPKLKPMKNPIIVDDGSKLMVKCEAKGNPSNSTYRWFKDGNELKKSKKLRIQTKLKHSRVQITSARVEDSGNYTCVVENRLGRDNSTSTVNVQTRSGHAKSCNATQRTFCVNGGDCFFIEGINDLSCKCPNDFTGDRCQTYVMASFYQHLGIEFMEAEELYQKRVLTITGICVALLVVGIVCVVAYCKTKKQRKKMHNHLRQNMCPEHPNRNLANGPNHPGPGPEEIPMVDYISKNVPATERVIRHATEGSFPASHASSRSHNSSTRAHSSTHRHEERTWSLEHSDSVLSDSPGMMSSSVGTSKCSSPACMEARARRAAHCGYSDPHGPGLQYGDSFDSLGDSPHSDRYVSALTTPAHLPPVDFHYSLPSQVPTFQITSPNASHAMSLPPAVHNPYPLEDDQPLLRRYQVPLHDAQCQETYRQQRRTYLNDSRGSLPSSPYRLAKEEDYETTQEDLSSREQPKRSGSGGTGGRRWQRSRLNGHVAPRGYEASRDCGSRSCLRDSESEEEDGESTPFLSMQNMNAEPSTIYRPVDSRTSHSSGRHSGHGNMHTRLTHSRSKPDDTPH